In Streptomyces sp. NBC_00306, a single genomic region encodes these proteins:
- a CDS encoding ArnT family glycosyltransferase codes for MTTTHDSHAYPPPPGNAPGNALGDPPGNASGPDGLVAGPAQGGPGRGGPPGGGHAAGGRGARTAARLWRGRAGDAPWVRPAFVGLLLVTAVLYSYDLTASGYANSFYSAAVQAGSESWKAFFFGSSDAANSITVDKPPAALWPMALSVRLFGLGSWQILVPEVLMGVGTVAVVYAAVRRRFTPAAGLIAGAVLAVTPVAALMFRFNNPDALLALLMTVAVYCVLRALEGARTTWLVGAGVAIGFAFLTKTLQAFLILPPLALVYAVCAPTTLRRRLGQLALGGLAIVAAGGWWVAIVELWPASSRPYIGGSQNNSFLELTFGYNGLGRINGDEVGSVGGGGGGGGGRWGSSGIGRMFDASIGGQISWLLPAALLLLVAGLVVTSRAGRTDTARSAFLVWGGSLLMTAAVFSFMAGIFHEYYTVALAPSIAALVGMGVTVLWEERHAFAASAALIVTVAVTTVWSFTLLGRTPDYLPWLRWAVLIGGLAAAAGLLLAGRAGRRGPRLSLGAAALALVAALAGPVAYSLTTVNEGHAGSIVTAGPAAARGGGGMRAAGPGGDGGRVPPGQQGQGQQGGPGGGAAQPPNGLPGQGGPAQRQGMGPGGAGDGGAREGGGGGGGGGMGGLLNGATVSSEAEATLRQNAGDYTWAAAAIGSQNAAGYQLASGEPVMAIGGFNGSDPSPTLAQFKEYVAAGKIHYFVAGGQGGQGGQGGGQGGGPGGNSSSAITSWIESTFTEVTVGGTTLYDLTAEK; via the coding sequence ATGACGACGACACACGACAGCCACGCCTACCCTCCCCCGCCCGGCAATGCGCCCGGCAATGCGCTTGGCGATCCGCCCGGCAACGCGTCCGGTCCCGACGGCCTGGTGGCCGGGCCCGCGCAGGGAGGCCCCGGACGCGGGGGACCACCCGGCGGCGGACATGCGGCCGGCGGACGGGGAGCCCGGACGGCAGCCCGGCTGTGGCGCGGCCGGGCCGGTGACGCCCCCTGGGTACGCCCTGCCTTCGTCGGTCTGCTGCTCGTCACGGCGGTGCTCTACAGCTACGACCTGACCGCGTCCGGCTACGCCAACTCCTTCTACTCCGCCGCCGTCCAGGCGGGCAGCGAGAGCTGGAAGGCCTTCTTCTTCGGGTCCTCGGACGCCGCGAACTCGATCACCGTGGACAAGCCCCCGGCCGCGCTGTGGCCGATGGCCCTGTCCGTACGGCTCTTCGGGCTCGGCTCCTGGCAGATCCTGGTGCCGGAGGTGCTGATGGGGGTCGGCACAGTGGCGGTGGTGTACGCGGCGGTGCGCCGGCGCTTCACTCCCGCGGCCGGGCTGATCGCGGGCGCCGTGCTGGCCGTGACGCCCGTCGCCGCGCTGATGTTCCGCTTCAACAACCCCGACGCGCTGCTGGCGTTGCTGATGACGGTCGCCGTCTACTGCGTGCTGCGTGCGCTGGAGGGTGCGCGGACGACATGGCTGGTCGGGGCGGGTGTGGCGATCGGGTTCGCGTTCCTGACCAAGACCCTCCAGGCGTTCCTGATCCTGCCGCCCCTGGCACTGGTGTACGCGGTGTGCGCGCCGACGACGCTGCGGCGCCGGCTCGGCCAGCTCGCCCTCGGCGGGCTCGCGATCGTCGCCGCGGGCGGCTGGTGGGTGGCGATCGTCGAGCTGTGGCCCGCTTCCTCGCGCCCGTACATCGGCGGCTCCCAGAACAACAGCTTCCTGGAGCTGACCTTCGGCTACAACGGCCTCGGCCGGATCAACGGCGACGAGGTCGGCAGTGTGGGCGGCGGCGGTGGTGGTGGCGGGGGCCGCTGGGGGAGCAGCGGCATCGGCCGGATGTTCGACGCGTCGATCGGCGGCCAGATCTCCTGGCTGCTGCCCGCGGCCCTGCTGCTGCTCGTCGCGGGTCTCGTCGTCACCTCGCGGGCCGGGCGGACGGACACCGCGCGGTCGGCGTTCCTGGTGTGGGGCGGTTCGCTGCTGATGACCGCGGCGGTCTTCAGCTTCATGGCGGGGATCTTCCACGAGTACTACACGGTGGCGCTGGCCCCCTCCATCGCGGCCCTGGTCGGCATGGGCGTCACCGTCCTGTGGGAGGAACGGCACGCGTTCGCGGCCTCGGCGGCACTGATCGTGACGGTCGCGGTGACAACCGTGTGGTCCTTCACCCTGCTCGGCCGGACCCCCGACTATCTGCCGTGGCTGCGCTGGGCGGTGCTCATCGGCGGCCTGGCGGCTGCGGCAGGGCTTCTGCTCGCGGGGCGTGCGGGCCGGCGGGGACCCCGGCTGTCGCTGGGCGCGGCGGCGCTTGCCCTGGTCGCGGCATTGGCCGGACCGGTGGCGTACTCCCTCACGACCGTGAACGAGGGGCACGCCGGCTCGATCGTGACCGCCGGTCCCGCGGCGGCGCGGGGCGGTGGGGGCATGCGCGCCGCCGGGCCGGGCGGCGACGGTGGACGGGTGCCGCCGGGGCAGCAGGGCCAGGGACAACAGGGAGGTCCCGGTGGCGGGGCGGCTCAGCCCCCGAACGGCCTTCCCGGGCAGGGCGGTCCGGCGCAGCGCCAGGGCATGGGGCCCGGCGGTGCGGGCGACGGCGGCGCTCGCGAGGGCGGCGGGGGAGGCGGGGGAGGCGGCATGGGCGGCCTGCTCAACGGAGCGACCGTGAGCTCCGAGGCCGAGGCGACACTGCGGCAGAACGCGGGCGACTACACCTGGGCCGCCGCGGCCATCGGCTCCCAGAACGCGGCCGGCTACCAACTCGCCAGCGGTGAGCCGGTGATGGCGATCGGCGGCTTCAACGGCAGCGACCCGTCCCCGACGCTCGCGCAGTTCAAGGAGTACGTCGCCGCAGGGAAGATCCACTACTTCGTCGCGGGCGGCCAGGGCGGCCAGGGCGGCCAGGGGGGCGGACAAGGCGGCGGGCCCGGTGGCAACAGCAGCTCCGCGATCACCTCGTGGATCGAGTCGACCTTCACGGAGGTGACCGTGGGCGGCACGACCCTGTACGACCTGACCGCCGAGAAGTAG
- a CDS encoding bifunctional glycosyltransferase family 2/GtrA family protein — protein MRTDIPEGTLPAREHLLAGTAGPPVLDVVIPVYNEEADLERCVLRLREHLARTFPYGFRITVADNASTDSTPRVAAELAATVPEVRSYRLEEKGRGRALRTVWSHSDAPVLAYMDVDLSTDLNALLPLVAPLISGHSDLAIGSRLARSSRVVRGPKREFISRAYNLILRGSLAARFSDAQCGFKAIRREVAERLLPMVEDTGWFFDTELLVLAERAGLRIHEVPVDWVDDPDSTVHIVSTATEDLKGVWRVGRALAVGALPLDRLARPFGDDPRDRQLSGVPGSLARQLVGFCAVGALSTLLYLLLYSAFRLGAGPQTANAGALLLSAIANTAANRRLTFGVRGRDRAVRHQAQGLVVFAIGLALTSGSLAALDAAAGDASHGTELAVLIAANLAATVLRFLLFRAWVFPDRRGAPARGEASRTWAVPEPDEGPRPRGFPDRAPDACAFSDHTWDDTAQLRAVPHDNDPRAAR, from the coding sequence ATGCGAACCGACATCCCAGAGGGAACCCTGCCGGCCCGGGAGCATCTGCTCGCCGGCACGGCCGGGCCGCCCGTACTCGACGTCGTGATCCCGGTCTACAACGAGGAGGCCGACCTCGAAAGATGCGTGCTGCGGCTGCGCGAACACCTCGCGCGGACCTTCCCGTACGGCTTCCGCATCACCGTCGCCGACAACGCGAGCACCGACAGCACGCCCCGGGTGGCGGCCGAACTCGCGGCGACCGTCCCCGAGGTGCGGTCGTACCGGCTGGAGGAGAAGGGGCGGGGGCGGGCCCTGCGGACCGTCTGGTCGCACTCCGATGCCCCCGTACTCGCCTACATGGACGTCGATCTGTCCACCGACCTCAACGCGCTGCTTCCGCTCGTCGCCCCGCTGATCTCCGGGCACTCGGATCTCGCCATCGGCTCACGGCTGGCCCGCTCGTCGCGGGTGGTGCGCGGGCCGAAGCGGGAGTTCATCTCGCGGGCCTACAACCTGATTCTGCGCGGCTCGCTCGCCGCGCGGTTCTCGGACGCCCAGTGCGGGTTCAAGGCGATACGGCGCGAAGTCGCCGAGCGGCTGCTGCCGATGGTCGAGGACACCGGCTGGTTCTTCGACACCGAGCTGCTGGTGCTGGCAGAGCGCGCCGGACTGCGCATCCACGAGGTGCCGGTCGACTGGGTGGACGACCCGGACTCGACCGTGCACATCGTGAGCACGGCGACCGAGGACCTCAAGGGCGTCTGGCGGGTGGGACGGGCCCTGGCGGTCGGCGCGCTGCCGCTGGACCGGCTGGCCCGCCCCTTCGGCGACGACCCGCGCGACCGGCAGCTCAGCGGGGTGCCCGGCTCGCTGGCGCGTCAGCTGGTCGGCTTCTGCGCGGTGGGCGCGCTCTCCACGCTGCTCTATCTGCTGCTGTACTCCGCGTTCCGGCTGGGAGCCGGCCCGCAGACGGCCAACGCAGGCGCGCTGCTGCTGTCGGCGATCGCCAACACGGCGGCCAACCGGCGGCTCACCTTCGGTGTGCGGGGGCGGGACCGAGCGGTACGGCACCAGGCGCAGGGCCTGGTCGTGTTCGCCATCGGGCTCGCGCTGACGAGCGGTTCGCTGGCGGCGCTGGACGCGGCCGCAGGCGATGCCTCGCACGGCACCGAACTGGCGGTGCTGATCGCGGCGAACCTGGCGGCGACGGTGCTGCGCTTTCTGCTCTTCCGGGCATGGGTGTTCCCGGACCGGCGGGGGGCGCCGGCACGGGGTGAGGCATCCCGGACGTGGGCGGTCCCGGAACCCGATGAGGGACCGCGGCCGCGGGGATTCCCGGACCGCGCGCCGGACGCATGTGCCTTCTCCGACCACACCTGGGACGACACCGCGCAGCTGCGCGCCGTCCCGCACGACAACGACCCGAGGGCCGCACGATGA
- a CDS encoding HAMP domain-containing sensor histidine kinase, whose protein sequence is MRGRRWSLRTRLVVSAVALIAVVASVIGAVTTIAFGSYLYGKLDDQLRGIAVRADLPGRPPPVPGDTEGPLDFLGGGGQPFGTVGALVPDGGSAGSEGARTVENNTPGYRPDDTTPLDAAQLRALGTVPADGEVHDVTLPGLGGYRVMSLPTTTDGSTTEGSTGDGTVSDGTANNGSAGEGTVLVGIPAGEVEDALSTLILVEICVAATGLLAAGITGTALVGVALRPLRRVAATATRVSELPLHSGEVAPLERVPDAEADPRTEVGQVGAALNRMLDHVGSALTARQQSETRVRQFVADASHELRTPLASIRGYAELTRRGRDTVGPDTRHALGRIESEATRMTGLVEDLLLLARLDAGRPLDRERTDLPPLVVDAVSDARAAGPDHTWRLELPVEPAAVGGDAARLHQVLVNLLANARTHTPPGTTVVARVQDRGPTVVLEVEDDGPGIPPELLPYIFERFARGDASRSRTAGSTGLGLAIVDAVVSAHGGRVGVNSRPGRTVFGVELPTWNDPPGATDPLSQTGHRRITQP, encoded by the coding sequence ATGCGCGGCCGCAGATGGTCGCTGCGGACCCGGCTGGTGGTGTCCGCGGTGGCGCTGATCGCCGTGGTCGCGTCGGTGATCGGGGCCGTCACGACGATCGCGTTCGGCAGCTATCTGTACGGAAAGCTCGACGACCAGCTGCGCGGCATCGCGGTCCGTGCCGACCTGCCCGGACGTCCGCCCCCGGTACCCGGGGACACCGAGGGCCCGCTGGACTTCCTCGGCGGCGGCGGTCAGCCCTTCGGCACGGTCGGGGCGTTGGTACCGGACGGTGGCAGCGCGGGGTCCGAAGGCGCGAGGACCGTCGAGAACAACACTCCCGGCTACCGCCCGGACGACACCACGCCGCTCGATGCCGCGCAGCTCAGGGCGCTCGGCACGGTGCCCGCGGACGGCGAGGTGCACGACGTCACGCTGCCGGGGCTCGGCGGCTATCGCGTGATGTCCCTGCCCACGACGACAGACGGGTCGACGACCGAGGGGTCGACGGGCGACGGGACCGTGAGTGACGGAACGGCGAACAACGGGTCGGCCGGCGAAGGCACGGTTCTCGTCGGGATTCCGGCCGGCGAGGTGGAAGACGCGCTGAGCACGTTGATCCTCGTCGAGATCTGTGTGGCCGCGACGGGCCTGCTGGCGGCCGGTATCACCGGTACCGCGCTGGTCGGTGTCGCGCTGCGACCGCTGCGGCGCGTGGCCGCCACCGCCACCCGGGTCTCCGAACTCCCCCTGCACAGCGGCGAGGTCGCCCCGCTGGAGCGGGTGCCGGACGCCGAGGCCGATCCCCGCACCGAGGTCGGACAGGTCGGAGCCGCGCTCAACCGCATGCTGGACCATGTCGGTTCGGCGCTGACCGCCCGCCAGCAGAGCGAGACGCGGGTACGGCAGTTCGTCGCCGACGCCAGCCATGAGCTGCGTACGCCACTGGCCTCGATCCGCGGTTACGCGGAACTCACCCGGCGCGGCCGGGACACCGTCGGACCGGACACCCGGCACGCCCTCGGCCGGATCGAGTCCGAGGCCACCCGGATGACCGGTCTGGTCGAGGATCTGCTGCTGCTGGCGCGCCTCGACGCGGGACGCCCGCTCGACCGCGAGCGCACCGACCTTCCTCCCCTGGTCGTGGACGCCGTCAGCGACGCCCGCGCGGCCGGTCCCGATCACACCTGGCGGCTCGAACTCCCGGTGGAACCGGCGGCGGTCGGGGGCGACGCGGCCCGGCTCCATCAGGTCCTGGTCAATCTGCTGGCCAACGCCCGTACGCACACACCGCCCGGCACGACCGTCGTCGCCCGGGTGCAGGACCGCGGTCCCACCGTCGTGCTGGAGGTGGAGGACGACGGGCCCGGCATCCCGCCCGAACTGCTCCCGTACATCTTCGAACGGTTCGCGCGCGGGGACGCGTCCCGGTCCCGCACCGCGGGGTCGACCGGGCTCGGACTGGCGATCGTGGACGCGGTGGTGAGCGCGCACGGCGGTCGCGTCGGAGTCAACTCCCGCCCCGGGCGCACCGTGTTCGGCGTCGAACTGCCCACGTGGAACGACCCGCCGGGCGCCACTGATCCCCTCTCACAGACAGGGCACAGGCGCATCACACAGCCGTGA
- a CDS encoding response regulator transcription factor, translating to MTATTPQGRTELLRPDGSPVRVLVVDDETALSELLSMALRYEGWEVRSAGDGAGALRSARDFRPDAVVLDVMLPDMDGLAVLGRLRRDMPEVPVLFLTARDAVEDRIAGLTAGGDDYVTKPFSLEEVVARLRGLIRRSGTAAVRSASLLAVGDLTLDEDSHEVCRAGDAIHLTATEFELLRYLMRNPRRVLSKAQILDRVWSYDFGGQANVVELYVSYLRKKIDAGRPPMIHTRRGAGYLIKPGE from the coding sequence ATGACCGCGACCACGCCTCAGGGGCGTACCGAGTTGCTCAGGCCGGACGGCAGCCCCGTCCGGGTCCTCGTCGTCGACGACGAGACCGCGCTGAGCGAACTGCTGTCGATGGCCCTGCGCTACGAGGGCTGGGAAGTGCGCAGCGCGGGCGACGGCGCGGGCGCTCTCCGGTCCGCGCGCGACTTCCGGCCCGACGCCGTCGTGCTGGACGTGATGCTGCCCGACATGGATGGGCTCGCGGTCCTCGGACGCCTGCGGCGTGACATGCCCGAGGTGCCGGTGCTCTTCCTGACCGCGAGGGACGCCGTCGAGGACCGGATCGCCGGGCTCACGGCGGGCGGCGACGACTATGTGACCAAGCCCTTCTCGTTGGAGGAGGTCGTGGCGAGGCTGCGCGGACTGATCAGGCGCTCCGGGACGGCGGCCGTGCGGAGCGCCTCGCTGCTGGCGGTCGGCGATCTCACCCTGGACGAGGACAGCCATGAGGTCTGCCGGGCCGGTGACGCGATCCATCTGACGGCGACGGAGTTCGAGCTGCTGCGCTATCTGATGCGCAATCCGCGGCGCGTGCTCAGCAAGGCGCAGATCCTCGACCGGGTGTGGTCGTACGACTTCGGCGGCCAGGCCAACGTCGTCGAGCTGTACGTCTCCTATCTGCGCAAGAAGATCGACGCCGGGCGGCCGCCGATGATCCACACCCGGCGCGGAGCCGGGTATCTGATCAAGCCCGGCGAGTAG
- a CDS encoding amidohydrolase family protein, whose protein sequence is MTNKPVSDQATEAADVRAFWGRLGLPGLVDVHTHFMPERVLAKVWAYFDAVGPMTGLEWPITYRHEEEQRVTLLREFGVRAFTSMLYPHKAGMAAWLNGWAADFAARTPDCLHTATFFPEEGVETYVREALDRGARIFKSHLQVGAYDPNDPLLDPVWGLLAEAGVPVVTHCGSGPVAGKHTGPEPVGRLLARHPRLPLVVAHMGMPEYSDFLDLAERYTQVRLDTTMAFTDFSERMAPFPQQHKGRLADLGDRIVLGTDFPNIPYPYVHQLRALEELGLGDDWLRAVCHDNGVRLFAPGGP, encoded by the coding sequence ATGACCAACAAGCCCGTCAGCGACCAGGCCACGGAGGCCGCGGACGTACGCGCGTTCTGGGGCCGGCTCGGGCTCCCCGGGCTCGTCGACGTCCACACCCACTTCATGCCGGAACGAGTTCTGGCCAAGGTGTGGGCCTACTTCGATGCCGTGGGGCCCATGACGGGCCTGGAGTGGCCCATCACCTACCGGCACGAGGAGGAGCAACGGGTCACTCTGCTGCGTGAGTTCGGGGTGCGCGCCTTCACCTCCATGCTCTACCCGCACAAGGCCGGCATGGCGGCCTGGCTCAACGGCTGGGCCGCCGACTTCGCCGCCCGGACGCCGGACTGCCTCCACACCGCGACCTTCTTCCCGGAGGAGGGCGTCGAGACCTATGTCCGCGAGGCCCTCGACCGCGGCGCACGGATCTTCAAGTCGCATCTCCAGGTCGGCGCGTACGACCCCAACGATCCCTTGCTCGACCCGGTGTGGGGACTGCTGGCCGAGGCCGGCGTGCCCGTGGTGACGCACTGCGGCTCCGGGCCCGTGGCCGGCAAGCACACCGGGCCCGAGCCGGTCGGCCGGCTGCTCGCGCGGCATCCGCGGCTGCCGCTCGTCGTCGCGCACATGGGCATGCCCGAGTACAGCGACTTCCTCGATCTCGCCGAGCGCTACACGCAGGTACGGCTGGACACGACCATGGCCTTCACGGACTTCAGCGAGCGCATGGCCCCCTTCCCCCAGCAGCACAAGGGGCGGCTCGCGGATCTCGGCGACCGGATCGTGCTCGGCACGGACTTCCCCAACATCCCCTATCCGTACGTCCATCAGCTCCGCGCCCTCGAGGAGCTCGGCCTCGGGGACGACTGGCTGCGGGCCGTCTGCCACGACAACGGCGTCCGGCTCTTCGCGCCCGGCGGTCCCTGA
- a CDS encoding DUF2797 domain-containing protein: protein MAWRCSGLGWPRGARMAVLRWDGGRISPLTAGKALGFRAEGVRSCVGARGNACPLRAVVPGRATQARCPECARLDRAHSVAADTIADDPRTYRVYLAWFGPGMVKVGITAEERESARLLEQGAVVFSWLGRGPLMAARRTEELLRSALGVPDRIPYAHKRAVRCELPGPAERAAEIEDLHRRALALTGWAESLERLEFLAVDHAEVFGLGRLPGPGAVVRELTDGGAVAGTLLAAAGPDLHLRTAEGELVVLDTRLMTGWSLIGADPAAGVSVPTADANAGGGAVQDGLF from the coding sequence ATGGCATGGCGGTGCTCCGGGCTCGGCTGGCCGCGCGGGGCGCGGATGGCCGTGCTCCGGTGGGACGGCGGGCGGATCAGTCCGCTGACCGCGGGCAAGGCGCTCGGGTTCCGTGCCGAAGGGGTCCGGAGCTGTGTCGGGGCGCGTGGCAATGCCTGCCCGCTGCGGGCCGTCGTGCCGGGGCGGGCCACCCAGGCCCGGTGTCCGGAGTGCGCACGGCTGGATCGCGCGCATTCGGTGGCGGCCGACACCATCGCCGACGACCCGCGGACGTACCGCGTCTATCTGGCCTGGTTCGGCCCCGGGATGGTCAAGGTCGGCATCACCGCCGAGGAGCGTGAGTCCGCGCGGCTGCTGGAGCAGGGCGCCGTCGTCTTCAGCTGGCTGGGGCGGGGGCCGCTGATGGCGGCGCGGCGTACGGAGGAGCTGCTGCGCAGCGCTCTGGGGGTGCCGGACCGGATTCCGTACGCCCACAAGAGGGCTGTGCGGTGCGAGCTGCCGGGTCCCGCCGAGCGTGCCGCGGAGATCGAGGACCTGCACCGGCGGGCGCTCGCGCTCACCGGCTGGGCCGAGTCGCTGGAGCGGCTGGAGTTCCTGGCGGTCGACCACGCCGAGGTGTTCGGGCTCGGCCGGCTTCCCGGGCCCGGGGCGGTGGTGCGGGAGCTGACCGACGGCGGCGCCGTCGCGGGAACGCTGCTCGCGGCCGCCGGGCCCGATCTGCATCTGCGGACCGCGGAGGGCGAACTGGTCGTCCTCGACACCCGGTTGATGACGGGCTGGTCGCTCATCGGGGCCGATCCGGCGGCGGGCGTCTCCGTGCCGACGGCCGACGCGAACGCGGGGGGCGGGGCCGTGCAGGACGGGTTGTTCTGA
- a CDS encoding arginase family protein: MRRIVVVEAPSVLGLRPSGVEELPAALIGAGLAERLGAVHGGRVEAPAYVARRDPASGVLNAAAIARYSGELADVVAGVLDQGDFPVVLGGDCSILLGNLLALRRRGRYGLLFLDGHTDFYQPAAEPNGEAASMELALATGRGPDVLTDLEGLRPLVRDEDVVALGFRDTEESTEAGMQPLPPELHAVGLEAVRAAGAEEAAREAVGRLGEYWVHLDVDVLDDAVMPAVDYRIPGGLSWAELESVLGIALGDERAVGFDVTIFNPRLDPEGLITARLVECLHGGLSARIGRNSA; the protein is encoded by the coding sequence ATGCGCCGGATCGTCGTCGTTGAAGCCCCCTCCGTGCTCGGGCTGCGGCCCTCCGGGGTGGAGGAGTTGCCCGCGGCCCTGATCGGGGCCGGTCTGGCCGAGCGGCTGGGGGCCGTCCACGGCGGGCGGGTCGAGGCGCCGGCGTATGTGGCCCGGCGGGACCCCGCGAGCGGGGTGCTCAACGCGGCCGCGATCGCGCGGTACTCCGGCGAGCTGGCCGACGTCGTCGCAGGAGTGCTCGATCAGGGGGACTTCCCGGTCGTCCTCGGCGGGGACTGTTCGATCCTCCTCGGCAACCTCCTCGCGCTGCGGCGGCGCGGACGGTACGGGCTGCTGTTCCTCGACGGGCACACCGACTTCTATCAGCCGGCCGCGGAACCGAACGGCGAGGCCGCCTCCATGGAGCTCGCGCTCGCCACCGGCCGCGGGCCCGACGTACTCACCGATCTGGAAGGACTCCGGCCGCTCGTGCGGGACGAGGATGTCGTGGCCCTCGGGTTCCGCGACACCGAGGAGTCCACGGAGGCCGGGATGCAGCCGCTGCCGCCGGAGTTGCACGCCGTCGGTCTCGAGGCCGTGCGGGCGGCCGGCGCCGAGGAGGCGGCCCGGGAGGCGGTCGGACGGCTCGGGGAGTACTGGGTGCATCTCGATGTGGACGTTCTCGACGACGCCGTCATGCCGGCCGTGGACTACCGCATCCCCGGGGGCCTGAGCTGGGCGGAACTGGAGAGCGTGCTCGGGATCGCGCTCGGTGACGAGCGTGCTGTCGGGTTCGACGTCACGATCTTCAACCCCCGCCTCGACCCCGAAGGCCTGATCACGGCCCGGCTCGTCGAATGTCTGCACGGTGGGCTCTCCGCGCGGATCGGCCGGAACTCGGCCTAG
- a CDS encoding trypsin-like serine peptidase: MSQIIDSANRTGGFPGLAVRTGAPRPLPAPTEETSAMPTTSPSMIRRLRSRATVLAVAGTALALVAPATATAAAGQTRAAAPDPVSVLSYTAKERRTALAYWTPARIKAVGKSVDLGPTGPKAKPWRGTTLKTVGRLFFVNASGADTWCTATAVKSANRSAVMTAAHCVRRGSSPVNTNTDMVFVPAYGKGQQPYGAFAVRSAMTPRTWETDSTDDLSTLVVDPDKKGRKLTDVVGGQAVAFNRAVGGTISAFGYSATRPQRGEELLRCVGKPKKKHGLQAISCDLTGGSSGGPWLADFNTTTGKGVLVSVNSSLDSLTPTEMQAEIMGALAKKVYDRAQRA, from the coding sequence GTGTCACAGATCATCGACAGCGCCAACCGAACCGGCGGATTCCCCGGTCTTGCCGTGCGGACCGGCGCCCCGCGTCCGCTGCCCGCACCGACCGAGGAGACATCCGCGATGCCCACGACCTCCCCTTCCATGATCCGGCGCCTTCGCAGCCGGGCCACGGTGCTCGCCGTCGCCGGTACGGCTCTCGCCCTCGTCGCCCCGGCCACGGCGACCGCCGCCGCCGGGCAGACCCGTGCGGCCGCGCCCGACCCGGTCTCCGTCCTGTCGTACACCGCCAAGGAACGCCGCACGGCCCTCGCCTACTGGACACCCGCCCGTATCAAGGCCGTCGGTAAGTCCGTGGACCTCGGCCCGACCGGCCCGAAGGCGAAGCCGTGGCGGGGCACCACGCTGAAGACCGTGGGGCGGCTCTTCTTCGTCAACGCGTCCGGCGCCGACACCTGGTGCACGGCCACGGCCGTGAAGAGCGCCAACCGCTCCGCCGTGATGACCGCGGCCCACTGCGTGCGACGCGGCTCGTCTCCCGTCAACACCAACACCGACATGGTGTTCGTCCCCGCCTACGGCAAGGGCCAGCAGCCGTACGGCGCGTTCGCGGTCCGCTCGGCCATGACCCCGCGCACCTGGGAGACGGACTCCACCGACGACCTGTCCACGCTGGTCGTCGACCCCGACAAGAAGGGCCGCAAGCTCACCGACGTCGTGGGCGGCCAGGCCGTCGCCTTCAACCGTGCCGTCGGCGGCACGATCTCCGCCTTCGGCTACTCGGCCACCCGCCCCCAGCGCGGCGAGGAACTCCTCCGCTGCGTCGGCAAGCCGAAGAAGAAGCACGGCCTTCAGGCCATCTCCTGCGACCTGACCGGCGGCTCCAGCGGCGGCCCGTGGCTGGCCGACTTCAACACCACCACCGGCAAGGGCGTCCTGGTCTCGGTCAACAGCTCGCTGGACTCCCTGACCCCGACGGAGATGCAGGCAGAGATCATGGGCGCCCTGGCGAAGAAGGTGTACGACCGGGCCCAGCGCGCCTGA